Below is a genomic region from Glaciihabitans sp. INWT7.
TCGCACCGAGGAGCATCAGCCGCGGTGAGGTGATCCAGAGGCGAAGGCCGCGACCGAGGTATCCCATTCCCGAGAAGAACGACCTCACCGGCGAACCCGCGGGAGGCGCGGCCGCACCAGCGCGTGGCTGGAGGAGATCAGCTGTTCGACCAGGTCATCCCCCACCGAACCATCGAGGCGGACGGTGATCCAGTGCTTCTTGTTGAGGTGGTAGCCGGGGATGATCGCGGCGAACTCCTCCCGCAGCGCGATGCTCTCCTCTGGATCGCACTTGAGGGTCACATCGAACGAATCGGAGCCGAGCGCCGACAGGGCGAAGACCTTGCCGTTTCCGCTGGTCTTGAAGACCGAGGTCTCTTCGCCGAAGGGGAAGGTCTCGGTGGACTGGGGCAACGCGAGGCAGAATTCGCGCAGGGAATCCGGGGTCATGGCTTCGACCCTACCCATCGATGTGCACTCCCAGGGACCCGCGCTTAGGCTGAATCGATGTCGTCTAACGCTGCCCCGTTTCGTGGTCGGGTGAGCCTCGAGGTGCTGCGGGCAGAAGCCCGACAGGAACTCGAGACCGTGATTCACGAGCGTCTGCTTGCGGGCGAGGATCCCTGGGCGTTCATGGAAGAGCTCCCCACCGAAGACGAACTCGTGGTCTACCTCCTCCGTGCCGATGCGATCGCCTCGAATGATGGCCAACGCCCCTCCCCGACACGCGAATACCGGGTGTTGAGGCAGATCGCTCTCGAATACCCACCCCTGACTACCCTCGTGTGGCGCATGCTCGGGCAGCACGGTGCGATGGTGCCGACCGAGGGCATCCGCGAACCATAGGCTGGAGAACATCATGCGACTGCTGCTCATCCGACACGGACAGACCCCCGCCAATGTGCTCGGCCAGCTCGACACGGCGCACCCCGGTCCCGGCCTCACCGCCCTCGGTGAGCGTCAGGCGATCGCTGTCGCCGAGTCTCTCAGCACCCAGCTCATCGACGGAGTCTTCGCCACGACGCTGGTGCGCACCCAGCTCACTGCGCGTCCCTTCGCCGAGGCGACCGTGATCGACGGACTGCACGAGATCGAGGCGGGTGATCTCGAGGGGCGTTCGGACAAGGCATCCGCCCGCACCTATCTCGAGACCGCGTTCGCCTGGGGATCCGGCGAGCTGGATGTCACGATGCCGGGCGCAACGGATGGCCATGCGTTCTTCGAGCGCTTCGACCGGGGCATCGCCGCCGTGTCGCACCTGGACTCCGCCGCGGTGTTCAGCCACGGCGCGGCTATCCGGGTGTGGACCGCCGGCCGCGCGACGAACGTGCCCCCGATCTTCGCCGGCAGTCATGAGCTCGACAACACCGGAGTGGTCGAGCTGGCCGGATCTCCCGAGGCGGGCTGGACACTGGTGTCGTGGGCCGGCGCGCCGATCGGGGGGCCGGACCTCGTTGATGAAGCTGCGGGCGACCCGACCGGGGAGGCGGTCGGCCGCTCCGCGCGGCTCACACCTCGGGAAGCGTGAAACTCTCCACGGTGCGGGCGGCGAGCAGGGGAACGATCCGGCCGAGTACGAGTCGCTCGAAGTGGGGCGATGCGCGGTGGGTCTCGAAAGCCGCGGCGCTCTCATAGCGTTCAAGCAACACCAGCTGCTGCGCATCACCGGTCTTCAGATAGGCATCGAACGAGATGCAGCCCTCCTCTTCGCGACTCGCGGCTTCGAGTTCGGAGACCAGCTCGAGCACTGTCCGTTCGTTTCCGGCGGAGATCGTGTAACGGGCGATGGTGAGGAACATGCCCCGATTCTATTTCGCGGTGCGATCGCGCCGTCGGGTGAGTCGCACCCTCGTGAGACCATGGACGAATGCCCGACGCCGCACCGATGGTCGACATCACCGACATCCAGCGACTCGTCGGCCCCGCCGCGTTCCAGCGGGGACTCGCGTATTCGCGGGGAGGGTTCGTCTCCAGTGTCAGCTGGAACCCGGACACCCGGGTGGTGGGCGGAACCGTGAGCGGATCGGCGCCGCAGCCCTATCGTTGCAGCGCGATCGTGTCGGCGGCCACCGGCAAGCCGACGGGTGGCCTCTGCTCCTGCCCGGTCGGATTCGATTGCAAGCATGTCGCCGCAGTGCTGTTGCAGAGCAACACGACCACGCTCAAGCAGCTCCCCGGACTCGCCGTGAAGACGGCTGCTGTGCCAGCCGCTGTGTCGGCCGCTGGGTCGACAGAGACCTCGCGCGAGACCCCGCCCGACTGGAAGAGCGCCGTGATCGCGATGACCGATCGCAGCGGGTCATCCGGGGGGCGGAGCGCCCGCATCGGACTGCTTCTCGAGTTGAGGGAGTTGATTCCGCGCTCGCGCAGCCAGTGGAACGGCCCCAGCGCGAAGACCGCCACCGCATCGAGCACCGGCACGCGTCGG
It encodes:
- a CDS encoding MmcQ/YjbR family DNA-binding protein, whose product is MTPDSLREFCLALPQSTETFPFGEETSVFKTSGNGKVFALSALGSDSFDVTLKCDPEESIALREEFAAIIPGYHLNKKHWITVRLDGSVGDDLVEQLISSSHALVRPRLPRVRR
- a CDS encoding tryptophan synthase subunit alpha; the encoded protein is MSSNAAPFRGRVSLEVLRAEARQELETVIHERLLAGEDPWAFMEELPTEDELVVYLLRADAIASNDGQRPSPTREYRVLRQIALEYPPLTTLVWRMLGQHGAMVPTEGIREP
- a CDS encoding histidine phosphatase family protein, which gives rise to MRLLLIRHGQTPANVLGQLDTAHPGPGLTALGERQAIAVAESLSTQLIDGVFATTLVRTQLTARPFAEATVIDGLHEIEAGDLEGRSDKASARTYLETAFAWGSGELDVTMPGATDGHAFFERFDRGIAAVSHLDSAAVFSHGAAIRVWTAGRATNVPPIFAGSHELDNTGVVELAGSPEAGWTLVSWAGAPIGGPDLVDEAAGDPTGEAVGRSARLTPREA
- a CDS encoding putative quinol monooxygenase, which translates into the protein MFLTIARYTISAGNERTVLELVSELEAASREEEGCISFDAYLKTGDAQQLVLLERYESAAAFETHRASPHFERLVLGRIVPLLAARTVESFTLPEV